The Populus alba chromosome 13, ASM523922v2, whole genome shotgun sequence genome contains the following window.
ATTGTACATCTTGGATGGATTTATATTTATGAACGTGATGTGAATTTTCCAACTTTGGAATGGGAAATCTCCAACTAGTCTATGCTCAGCTTCTGCTGCATCATCTGAGTGCATCTTTACTGTGAGGCTTTGCATAATCGTAAGCATGTTATCAAGAATGAGGTGCACTAATGCTTGTTTGCCACTTTCATTCAGATATCATGGATCCTCAATTGCCAATGGAAAAGGTATCTTTTGGCCTAAATTCTACCGAGGAAAATAACAAGATAAATGTAGTTCTAGTGGCAACTGGCAGTTTCAATCCTCCAACTTTTATGCACCTGCGATTGTTTGAGCTGGCAAGGGATGCATTGCAATCAGAGGGATACCATGTCATTGCAGCCTACATGTCCCCTGTCAATGATGCATACAAGAAAGCAGGCCTCATTTCTGGGGAACATAGGTTGCAGATGTGCAGCTTAGCCTGTGAAACTTCTGATTTCGTAATGGTTGATCAATGGGAGGTAAACCAAAGCACTTACCAACGTACTTTGACTATTTTGCAAAGAGTCGAGAGTTCATTTACTAATGGTATGAAAATGTCCAGAGAATCCCTTAAAGTCATGCTTGTTTGTGGTTCTGATTTACTCCAGTCCTTTGGTATTCCTGGGTTTTGGAACCGCGATCATGTAAGAACCATATGCAGCAACTATGGTGTGGTTTGCATTCGCAGAGAAGGGCAAGATATTAAGAAGATTGTATCTGAAGAtgaaattttgaatgaaaacaaGGGTAATATCAAAGTTACAGATGATCTTGTACCAAACCAGATCAGTTCAACCAAAGTGAGGGAATGCATTTCAAGAGGGCTGTCCATAAAGTACTTAACTGCAGATGGAGTGGTTGATTACATTAGAGAAAAAGGTTTGTACCTGAActaagatgagaaaaaaagatgaactTGTTTGCGTCTGTCGTTCATTCCAACTCATTTATATCCAGATGATTCTTTTCTTCTGAATCCTTTTGAAATACAAAGAATGATCTCTCGTCGATCATTTCTGCTATCTTCGAGCTGGGGatgtgcttttttattttatgaaagtcTCCTTTGTATCATCAAACTTCGGTTCATGCCATTCCTGAATTCTTTGCTCTTAAAATGAGTTCATCAGACTGCATTGGTTCATCCCTCGAGTAACTCTGACGAGGTCGGTGCTTTGAAATAAGTTACAGCCCATAATTCAATTGCTTGCGCTTAATTCTCTACTGCAATATGATCACCTTAAGATCTGCATTCACGAGGCAACTCATTCATCAATATGGATTTAGATGACTTCAAAGCGTTCTCtttattattcaaatattatttcctatttaatatgaaatgaaaaaaataatatatatatatttaattgagtTGAGTTGGATAATattcattttctatttattaacCCATCAAGTAAAGTAATTATAAGAAGTACACATCAATTAAAGCCTTCAattcccctcccctccccttcTCTTACCAAACCAAACGCACCATAAATGTATTGCCCAATTCTCAATTTCACCCCACGAAAGAAAATGTTGTCAACTGGGTCCTTAACATCTCAGATATTTCACAATTGGATCCTTTTGCCTATaacaactattaaaaaataaaaataaaaataaaaattcaaagtcCCCTCATTACTAGTTAAAGCAAGAGATAGTTGTTGTATTTAGGAGTGGTGTATCTTAACTAGTGaggttttaagtttgttttctaGAGGTTACTAGTTCGAGTCTTACAAATTtcataactattaaaaatttatataatttttaatttcaagactcgtaaaattaattaaaatacacataaattaatccaaacactcatattaataataataataataaaaataaaaatacttgttgCAGCGGTATGCTGAATTGTTGACACCCATGGATTTATTGTTGGAAGAGCatttataatgacttaaatGTTTGAAAGCTGGCACcgtttaatgtattttaaatatctattaaaaattattaaattaatttttttagtttatatatgttaatattaaaaataaaaaatttaaaataaattattttaatgtagtatgaacataataaatttacaaTCACAGGCCAGAAGTAGTTGCATAATTAATTTCGTACAGCTAGATGAGCattaaaacaaatcaaccaaaaaaaggtgaaatacGTGCTTGTTTGCTATCTTTGTTCGTGTGATCGAAATTAGCA
Protein-coding sequences here:
- the LOC118060793 gene encoding nicotinamide/nicotinic acid mononucleotide adenylyltransferase isoform X3; amino-acid sequence: MGADIMDPQLPMEKVSFGLNSTEENNKINVVLVATGSFNPPTFMHLRLFELARDALQSEGYHVIAAYMSPVNDAYKKAGLISGEHRLQMCSLACETSDFVMVDQWEVNQSTYQRTLTILQRVESSFTNGMKMSRESLKVMLVCGSDLLQSFGIPGFWNRDHVRTICSNYGVVCIRREGQDIKKIVSEDEILNENKGNIKVTDDLVPNQISSTKVRECISRGLSIKYLTADGVVDYIREKGLYLN
- the LOC118060793 gene encoding nicotinamide/nicotinic acid mononucleotide adenylyltransferase isoform X2, with the translated sequence MLVCHFHSDIMDPQLPMEKVSFGLNSTEENNKINVVLVATGSFNPPTFMHLRLFELARDALQSEGYHVIAAYMSPVNDAYKKAGLISGEHRLQMCSLACETSDFVMVDQWEVNQSTYQRTLTILQRVESSFTNGMKMSRESLKVMLVCGSDLLQSFGIPGFWNRDHVRTICSNYGVVCIRREGQDIKKIVSEDEILNENKGNIKVTDDLVPNQISSTKVRECISRGLSIKYLTADGVVDYIREKGLYLN
- the LOC118060793 gene encoding nicotinamide/nicotinic acid mononucleotide adenylyltransferase isoform X4; the encoded protein is MQNIMDPQLPMEKVSFGLNSTEENNKINVVLVATGSFNPPTFMHLRLFELARDALQSEGYHVIAAYMSPVNDAYKKAGLISGEHRLQMCSLACETSDFVMVDQWEVNQSTYQRTLTILQRVESSFTNGMKMSRESLKVMLVCGSDLLQSFGIPGFWNRDHVRTICSNYGVVCIRREGQDIKKIVSEDEILNENKGNIKVTDDLVPNQISSTKVRECISRGLSIKYLTADGVVDYIREKGLYLN
- the LOC118060793 gene encoding nicotinamide/nicotinic acid mononucleotide adenylyltransferase isoform X6, translated to MEAHYILDSLSCSKSNFFADIMDPQLPMEKVSFGLNSTEENNKINVVLVATGSFNPPTFMHLRLFELARDALQSEGYHVIAAYMSPVNDAYKKAGLISGEHRLQMCSLACETSDFVMVDQWESFGIPGFWNRDHVRTICSNYGVVCIRREGQDIKKIVSEDEILNENKGNIKVTDDLVPNQISSTKVRECISRGLSIKYLTADGVVDYIREKGLYLN
- the LOC118060793 gene encoding nicotinamide/nicotinic acid mononucleotide adenylyltransferase isoform X1 gives rise to the protein MEAHYILDSLSCSKSNFFADIMDPQLPMEKVSFGLNSTEENNKINVVLVATGSFNPPTFMHLRLFELARDALQSEGYHVIAAYMSPVNDAYKKAGLISGEHRLQMCSLACETSDFVMVDQWEVNQSTYQRTLTILQRVESSFTNGMKMSRESLKVMLVCGSDLLQSFGIPGFWNRDHVRTICSNYGVVCIRREGQDIKKIVSEDEILNENKGNIKVTDDLVPNQISSTKVRECISRGLSIKYLTADGVVDYIREKGLYLN
- the LOC118060793 gene encoding nicotinamide/nicotinic acid mononucleotide adenylyltransferase isoform X5, with amino-acid sequence MDPQLPMEKVSFGLNSTEENNKINVVLVATGSFNPPTFMHLRLFELARDALQSEGYHVIAAYMSPVNDAYKKAGLISGEHRLQMCSLACETSDFVMVDQWEVNQSTYQRTLTILQRVESSFTNGMKMSRESLKVMLVCGSDLLQSFGIPGFWNRDHVRTICSNYGVVCIRREGQDIKKIVSEDEILNENKGNIKVTDDLVPNQISSTKVRECISRGLSIKYLTADGVVDYIREKGLYLN